The Xenopus tropicalis strain Nigerian chromosome 2, UCB_Xtro_10.0, whole genome shotgun sequence genome window below encodes:
- the cldn14 gene encoding claudin-14, with translation MASMALQLLGFSVALIGFIGTIVATVLPHWWRTAHVGTNIITAVAYMKGLWMECVWHSTGIYQCQVHQSQLALPRDLQVARAMMVASCVLSVLASVVSVFGMKCTQCAKGSSSKRMIAAFGGTFFALAGLMCLIPVAWSTNDVVQDFYNPGLPYGMKYEIGQALYVGFISGGLSVIGGIMILSTSCQRDNTPLPYTPQRRYPRKAPTSRSQPVNKSNHVPSWSSASRHGYHLNDFV, from the coding sequence ATGGCAAGCATGGCTCTGCAGCTCCTGGGGTTCTCTGTGGCCCTCATTGGCTTCATCGGGACCATTGTTGCCACGGTGCTGCCACACTGGTGGAGGACGGCTCATGTTGGCACCAATATCATCACGGCTGTGGCATACATGAAGGGCCTGTGGATGGAGTGTGTGTGGCACAGTACTGGTATATACCAATGCCAAGTTCACCAGTCCCAGCTGGCACTCCCAAGAGACCTTCAGGTAGCTCGGGCCATGATGGTTGCCTCTTGTGTCCTGTCAGTTCTGGCTTCTGTTGTGTCAGTCTTTGGCATGAAGTGCACCCAGTGTGCCAAGGGATCCTCATCCAAGAGGATGATAGCTGCTTTTGGGGGGACCTTCTTTGCCCTGGCCGGCCTTATGTGCTTGATTCCAGTTGCGTGGTCTACTAACGATGTGGTTCAAGACTTTTACAACCCAGGACTGCCTTATGGGATGAAGTACGAGATTGGACAGGCTCTGTATGTTGGCTTCATCTCAGGGGGGCTATCGGTGATCGGGGGTATCATGATACTTTCCACATCATGTCAAAGGGACAACACTCCTCTACCCTACACTCCTCAAAGACGCTACCCCAGAAAGGCTCCAACCAGCAGATCTCAGCCCGTCAACAAAAGCAACCATGTACCATCATGGTCTTCTGCTTCTCGCCATGGCTACCACCTTAATGACTTTGTATGA
- the chaf1b gene encoding chromatin assembly factor 1 subunit B isoform X1, with protein MKVITCEIAWHNKEPVYSLDFQHGTDRINRMASAGVDTAVRMWKIEKSPEGKAIVEFVASLARHTKAVNVVRFSPNGEILASGGDDAAIVLWKLNEAKEPEATPFQEQDEPELNKENWTVLKTLRGHLEDVYDICWTQDSNFMVSASVDNTAIMWDVTKGQKLSIFNEHKSYVQGVTWDPLGQYIATLSCDRIMRVYKTETKRVAYNVSKMASAPGADGEVKSFRMYHDDSMKSFFRRLTFTPDGSLLITPAGCVESGESVINTTYVFSRKNLKRPMAHLPCPTKATLAVRCCPIYFELRPTVKDDSGESQPQGLITQPYRMVFAVASEDAVLFYDTQQLFPFGYVSNVHYHTLSDISWSSDGRFLAISSTDGYCSFVTFEEGELGVPLKEKPVPLIPKTPATERKIKKAQSKKVSSPGSRQELTPSNKSMEHSTPSTPMNSRAAAASGSRECTPVSSHSLSSTPNSEDKKSKGGQPRRIMLNTLEAWSKPTTPSPRRISLISVKTNSPGSAQSSPAPSTAPRPQTSPSAVSPSEDAGCKSPESKRLRTEDSPSCSSADKPSTTDQTNK; from the exons ATGAAGGTTATAACGTGTGAGATTGCCTGGCATAACAAGGAGCCAGTGTACAGCCTGGACTTCCAGCATGGCACCGATAGGATCAACCGTATGGCGTCTGCCGGAGTGGACACGGCTGTGAGG ATGTGGAAAATCGAGAAGTCTCCGGAGGGCAAAGCCATCGTTGAGTTTGTGGCCAGCCTTGCCCGCCATACCAAAGCCGTCAATGTGGTTCGGTTCTCCCCAAATGGAGAAATCCTGGCCTCAGGGGGAGATG ACGCAGCGATAGTGTTGTGGAAACTGAATGAGGCCAAGGAGCCCGAGGCAACTCCGTTTCAGGAACAGGATGAGCCCGAGCTCAACAAGGAAAACTGGACTGTGCTTAAAACTTTGAG GGGGCACCTGGAGGATGTATATGATATCTGCTGGACTCAGGACAGTAACTTCATGGTGTCGGCGTCGGTAGATAACACTGCCATTATGTGGGATGTCACCAAAG GTCAGAAACTGTCTATATTCAATGAGCACAAAAGCTACGTGCAGGGTGTCACCTGGGATCCACTGGGCCAGTATATTGCCACTCTCAGCTGTGACCG GATAATGCGAGTTTACAAGACGGAGACCAAGAGAGTTGCTTATAACGTGAGCAAGATGGCGTCTGCTCCTGGCGCTGACGGAGAG GTAAAAAGTTTCCGCATGTACCATGATGACAGCATGAAGTCCTTCTTTAGGAGATTGACTTTCACTCCTGATGGATCTCTGCTTATAACCCCAG CTGGCTGCGTGGAATCCGGGGAGTCGGTCATTAACACCACGTACGTCTTCTCTAGGAAGAACCTAAAGCG ACCAATGGCACATCTCCCCTGCCCAACAAAGGCCACCCTGGCTGTGCGCTGCTGTCCTATTTACTTTGAGCTGAGACCAACTGTAAAAG atgatTCTGGGGAGTCCCAACCGCAGGGTCTCATCACCCAGCCATACCGTATGGTGTTTGCTGTCGCCTCAGAAGACGCTGTTCTATTCTATGATACACAGCAGCTGTTCCCTTTTGGCTACGTGTCTAATGTGCACTATCACACACTGAGCGATATTTCATG GTCCAGTGATGGCAGGTTTCTAGCCATCTCCTCCACCGACGGCTATTGCTCCTTTGTGACCTTTGAGGAGGGTGAGCTTGGGGTTCCTCTGAAGGAAAAACCTGTCCCTCTGATCCCCAAGACTCCAGCAACCGAGAGGAAGATCAAGAAAGCTCAGTCTAAGAAGGTGTCCTCTCCAGGATCCCGACAAGAACTGACTCCATCTAACAAGTCCATGGAACATTCCACTCCATCCACTCCCATGAACAGCAGAGCTGCGGCTGCCTCCGGAAGTAGAGAGTGCACCCCAGTCAGCAGCCACTCACTCTCCTCCACCCCTAACTCAGAGGATAAGAAAAGCAAAGGCGGGCAGCCACGGAGGATAATGCTAAATACACTGGAGGCCTGGAGCAAACCTACTACACCCTCCCCAAG GCGGATCAGTCTCATCTCGGTGAAAACCAATTCCCCCGGTTCTGCACAGAGCAGCCCAGCCCCCAGTACTGCGCCGAGACCCCAAACCAGCCCCAGCG CAGTGTCCCCAAGTGAGGATGCGGGCTGCAAATCCCCAGAATCAAAGCGCTTAAGAACTGAGGATTCCCCGAGCTGCTCCTCTGCTGACAAGCCCAGCACCACCGACCAGACCAACAAATAA
- the chaf1b gene encoding chromatin assembly factor 1 subunit B isoform X2: MKVITCEIAWHNKEPVYSLDFQHGTDRINRMASAGVDTAVRMWKIEKSPEGKAIVEFVASLARHTKAVNVVRFSPNGEILASGGDDAAIVLWKLNEAKEPEATPFQEQDEPELNKENWTVLKTLRGHLEDVYDICWTQDSNFMVSASVDNTAIMWDVTKGQKLSIFNEHKSYVQGVTWDPLGQYIATLSCDRIMRVYKTETKRVAYNVSKMASAPGADGEVKSFRMYHDDSMKSFFRRLTFTPDGSLLITPAGCVESGESVINTTYVFSRKNLKRPMAHLPCPTKATLAVRCCPIYFELRPTVKDDSGESQPQGLITQPYRMVFAVASEDAVLFYDTQQLFPFGYVSNVHYHTLSDISWSSDGRFLAISSTDGYCSFVTFEEGELGVPLKEKPVPLIPKTPATERKIKKAQSKKVSSPGSRQELTPSNKSMEHSTPSTPMNSRAAAASGSRECTPVSSHSLSSTPNSEDKKSKGGQPRRIMLNTLEAWSKPTTPSPRRISLISVKTNSPGSAQSSPAPSTAPRPQTSPSVSPSEDAGCKSPESKRLRTEDSPSCSSADKPSTTDQTNK, translated from the exons ATGAAGGTTATAACGTGTGAGATTGCCTGGCATAACAAGGAGCCAGTGTACAGCCTGGACTTCCAGCATGGCACCGATAGGATCAACCGTATGGCGTCTGCCGGAGTGGACACGGCTGTGAGG ATGTGGAAAATCGAGAAGTCTCCGGAGGGCAAAGCCATCGTTGAGTTTGTGGCCAGCCTTGCCCGCCATACCAAAGCCGTCAATGTGGTTCGGTTCTCCCCAAATGGAGAAATCCTGGCCTCAGGGGGAGATG ACGCAGCGATAGTGTTGTGGAAACTGAATGAGGCCAAGGAGCCCGAGGCAACTCCGTTTCAGGAACAGGATGAGCCCGAGCTCAACAAGGAAAACTGGACTGTGCTTAAAACTTTGAG GGGGCACCTGGAGGATGTATATGATATCTGCTGGACTCAGGACAGTAACTTCATGGTGTCGGCGTCGGTAGATAACACTGCCATTATGTGGGATGTCACCAAAG GTCAGAAACTGTCTATATTCAATGAGCACAAAAGCTACGTGCAGGGTGTCACCTGGGATCCACTGGGCCAGTATATTGCCACTCTCAGCTGTGACCG GATAATGCGAGTTTACAAGACGGAGACCAAGAGAGTTGCTTATAACGTGAGCAAGATGGCGTCTGCTCCTGGCGCTGACGGAGAG GTAAAAAGTTTCCGCATGTACCATGATGACAGCATGAAGTCCTTCTTTAGGAGATTGACTTTCACTCCTGATGGATCTCTGCTTATAACCCCAG CTGGCTGCGTGGAATCCGGGGAGTCGGTCATTAACACCACGTACGTCTTCTCTAGGAAGAACCTAAAGCG ACCAATGGCACATCTCCCCTGCCCAACAAAGGCCACCCTGGCTGTGCGCTGCTGTCCTATTTACTTTGAGCTGAGACCAACTGTAAAAG atgatTCTGGGGAGTCCCAACCGCAGGGTCTCATCACCCAGCCATACCGTATGGTGTTTGCTGTCGCCTCAGAAGACGCTGTTCTATTCTATGATACACAGCAGCTGTTCCCTTTTGGCTACGTGTCTAATGTGCACTATCACACACTGAGCGATATTTCATG GTCCAGTGATGGCAGGTTTCTAGCCATCTCCTCCACCGACGGCTATTGCTCCTTTGTGACCTTTGAGGAGGGTGAGCTTGGGGTTCCTCTGAAGGAAAAACCTGTCCCTCTGATCCCCAAGACTCCAGCAACCGAGAGGAAGATCAAGAAAGCTCAGTCTAAGAAGGTGTCCTCTCCAGGATCCCGACAAGAACTGACTCCATCTAACAAGTCCATGGAACATTCCACTCCATCCACTCCCATGAACAGCAGAGCTGCGGCTGCCTCCGGAAGTAGAGAGTGCACCCCAGTCAGCAGCCACTCACTCTCCTCCACCCCTAACTCAGAGGATAAGAAAAGCAAAGGCGGGCAGCCACGGAGGATAATGCTAAATACACTGGAGGCCTGGAGCAAACCTACTACACCCTCCCCAAG GCGGATCAGTCTCATCTCGGTGAAAACCAATTCCCCCGGTTCTGCACAGAGCAGCCCAGCCCCCAGTACTGCGCCGAGACCCCAAACCAGCCCCAGCG TGTCCCCAAGTGAGGATGCGGGCTGCAAATCCCCAGAATCAAAGCGCTTAAGAACTGAGGATTCCCCGAGCTGCTCCTCTGCTGACAAGCCCAGCACCACCGACCAGACCAACAAATAA